One region of Solanum pennellii chromosome 6, SPENNV200 genomic DNA includes:
- the LOC107022531 gene encoding LOW QUALITY PROTEIN: uncharacterized protein LOC107022531 (The sequence of the model RefSeq protein was modified relative to this genomic sequence to represent the inferred CDS: deleted 1 base in 1 codon) — translation MADGIPENLEKIEPIVNRVRRNSTGSVGFEMGGYKVLSRYLDVPRSSCHDMCKHGYEHDSPTKAKIPRPSRATLGKILERKKVPGSTKLPSEIKSQTTCQVNGQEMQSSTKRLAPSVNQQSESKLKPLEENASRRHQRRYSDNFIPGNSSKLQESLSNGSSSRQNQSCKMEKDGGSSELSKKKSVVTSTVALSPKSSVKKVSSTISSNNSPRKASQLNSRTSLAPSRTGKISHENVTKKTSHLRESKTKSNTTGISQENSKAKESSLHRDGSKQGKTASSSLCSPSFPPSSGGSNSRTIDTTTQSSVSSSSLMSPSSNSANESAHCDGTSSSTSQNGTTTQKQSTKPRKAGQLGLEKEDYSPKLLKFKKGKTIDTQSEKDSPRKQKLRQVTIKDKGENENGNPIGKGLRKSNADGHSYAAKGEVVTVNLRSNGIEDSKETPSLFNNVIEVTASKLAKTRRSKVKALVGAFETVISLQDKKSSPVIGRS, via the exons ATGGCTGATGGAATACCTGAAAACCTGGAGAAAATCGAGCCT ATAGTAAATCGTGTGAGAAGGAATTCAACCGGAAGTGTAGGCTTTGAAATGGGAGGATACAAGGTCTTGTCACGTTATCTTGACGTTCCAAGAAGTTCATGCCATGATATGTGCAAACATGGTTATGAACATGATTCTCCAACAAAGGCGAAGATTCCTCGGCCCTCAAGAGCAACATTAGGGAAAATCCTAGAAAGGAAGAAAGTACCAGGCTCAACTAAACTACCTTCTGAGATCAAGAGCCAGACAACTTGCCAAGTCAATGGACAGGAAATGCAATCGTCCACCAAAAGATTAGCGCCTTCTGTAAATCAACAAAGTGAGTCCAAGCTTAAGCCTTTGGAAGAAAATGCATCAAGAAGGCATCAAAGAAGATACAGTGACAACTTTATACCAGGGAATTCTTCGAAACTTCAAGAGTCTCTATCGAATGGATCAAGCAGTAGACAGAACCAGAGCTGTAAAATGGAGAAAGACGGTGGATCCTCCGAGCTAAGCAAGAAAAAGAGTGTTGTTACCTCAACTGTTGCATTGTCTCCAAAATCTTCTGTGAAAAAAGTATCGAGCACAATATCCAGTAACAACTCCCCCAGAAAGGCATCTCAACTTAACAGTAGGACTAGTCTTGCGCCAAGCAGGACTGGGAAAATCAGTCATGAAAATGTGACAAAGAAGACGTCGCATCTTAGAGAATCAAAGACTAAAAGCAACACTACAGGTATTTCCCAGGAAAATAGTAAGGCCAAAGAATCCTCTTTGCATAGAGATGGTTCAAAGCAAGGAAAGACAGCGTCTTCATCCCTTTGTTCCCCATCATTTCCACCATCTTCAGGTGGTAGTAACTCGAGAACTATTGACACCACTACCCAGTCATCCGTTTCCTCATCTTCATTGATGTCACCGTCATCAAACTCAGCAAATGAGTCTGCTCACTGTGATGGAACAAGCTCTAGCACCAGTCAAAATGGAACTACAACTCAGAAGCAAAGCACAAAACCTCGGAAAGCTGGACAACTTGGCTTAGAAAAGGAAGATTACAGTCCTAAACTGCTAAAGTTCAAAAAAGGGAAGACAATTGATACCCAATCTGAGAAAGACAGTCCGCGGAAACAAAAGTTGAGGCAAGTCACCATAAAAGATAAGGGCGAAAATGAAAATGGTAATCCAATAGGAAAAGGTTTGAGAAAATCCAATGCTGATGGCCATTCATATGCTGCGAAAGGCGAAGTTGTGACAGTAAATCTTCGATCCAATGGTATAGAGGATTCAAAAGAAACTCCAAGTTTGTTCAACAACGTGATTGAAGTTACTGCAAGCAAGCTTGCCAAGACTAGGAGAAGCAAGGTCAAGGCTCTGGTGGGTGCTTTTGAAACTGTAATCTCCCTTCAGGATAAAAAATCCTCTCCAGTAATTGGAAGATCTTAA